The proteins below are encoded in one region of Syntrophotalea carbinolica DSM 2380:
- a CDS encoding MotA/TolQ/ExbB proton channel family protein translates to MQNWIVFLEKAGPIGITIILCSLVAVFIIIERVLAFRALRLKDDRFYHRLRKRAQEGCFDEASALAREERHPWAVGMVEVLARLGHAARGASRADLEKTFSHVATREVRRMERFLPTLFLISSISPLLGLLGTVAGMIKAFQAIENLGGKVDSSVLAGGIWEAMLTTALGLGVAIPAMVAHNYLQGRVHATVADMKEETGIFLDALEDAEVLFPEDRKGSEKTQAAVGAGREAR, encoded by the coding sequence ATGCAAAACTGGATTGTTTTTCTGGAAAAGGCCGGTCCGATCGGTATTACGATCATTCTCTGTTCGCTGGTGGCCGTGTTCATTATTATCGAACGTGTACTTGCTTTCCGGGCCTTACGGTTAAAGGACGATCGGTTTTACCACCGTTTGCGCAAGCGCGCCCAGGAAGGTTGTTTCGATGAGGCGTCCGCCCTTGCCAGGGAGGAGCGCCATCCCTGGGCGGTTGGTATGGTGGAAGTGCTGGCGCGCTTGGGCCATGCCGCCCGGGGGGCCAGTCGCGCCGATCTGGAGAAGACTTTCAGCCATGTTGCGACACGGGAAGTGCGGCGGATGGAGCGTTTTTTGCCGACCCTGTTCCTTATCAGCAGTATTTCCCCGTTGCTCGGCCTGCTCGGCACGGTGGCCGGTATGATCAAGGCGTTTCAGGCCATCGAGAACCTCGGCGGCAAGGTCGATTCCTCGGTCCTGGCCGGCGGTATCTGGGAAGCCATGTTGACCACCGCCCTCGGCCTCGGGGTGGCCATTCCCGCCATGGTGGCGCACAACTACTTGCAAGGCAGGGTCCATGCGACGGTGGCTGACATGAAGGAGGAAACTGGTATCTTTCTCGATGCTCTCGAGGATGCCGAAGTGCTTTTCCCCGAAGACCGAAAGGGCAGCGAAA